A genomic stretch from Thermoanaerobaculia bacterium includes:
- a CDS encoding bile acid:sodium symporter: MLQTLLNVTIVIFMVGNLLEVGLRLEVPQAFAALRNLRFVVTTLVWCFVIGPALAVLLTKLIPLAEPYALGLVLLGMAPCSPAIPVMMRKSGGSLAYMSAFMLLAYAGTVVLMPFMVPWLLKGFTADPWTIAKPLLFFIVVPMVIGAAIRRAAEPFAEKAAPIVKKVTGINTLILCADLLWLYRVEIVGAVGAYAIATQILYYAVLGFAAYLLGFGLSYDQKAPMTLGICTRNVGPALATLMGVAGAPQGAITMCILAIFLGAILSGFVAAALLKRFCAPASTPSQGQYATG; encoded by the coding sequence ATGCTTCAAACTCTGCTGAACGTCACCATCGTCATCTTCATGGTCGGAAACCTCCTGGAGGTGGGGCTTCGGCTCGAGGTTCCTCAAGCCTTCGCCGCCCTCCGCAACCTGCGCTTCGTGGTGACCACGCTGGTGTGGTGTTTCGTCATCGGTCCGGCGCTCGCCGTGCTGCTCACGAAGCTCATTCCCCTGGCGGAACCGTACGCCCTCGGGCTGGTGCTTCTGGGGATGGCGCCGTGCTCGCCGGCCATCCCGGTGATGATGAGGAAATCCGGCGGGAGCCTGGCTTACATGTCGGCTTTCATGTTGCTGGCCTATGCCGGAACGGTAGTGCTGATGCCGTTCATGGTGCCTTGGTTGTTGAAGGGATTCACGGCGGATCCCTGGACCATCGCCAAACCGCTCCTGTTCTTCATCGTCGTCCCGATGGTCATCGGAGCGGCGATTCGGCGCGCCGCCGAGCCGTTCGCGGAGAAGGCCGCGCCCATCGTCAAGAAGGTGACGGGCATCAATACGCTCATCCTCTGCGCCGACCTGCTCTGGCTGTACCGGGTCGAGATCGTCGGTGCGGTCGGGGCCTATGCGATCGCCACCCAGATCCTGTACTACGCCGTTCTGGGGTTCGCGGCCTACCTGCTCGGGTTCGGACTCTCCTACGACCAGAAAGCCCCGATGACTCTCGGCATCTGCACGCGCAACGTCGGCCCGGCCCTCGCGACGTTGATGGGAGTCGCCGGCGCTCCCCAGGGCGCGATCACGATGTGCATCCTGGCGATCTTCCTGGGAGCCATCCTCTCCGGTTTCGTCGCGGCCGCTCTGCTCAAGCGCTTCTGCGCTCCCGCCAGCACGCCGAGCCAGGGTCAATACGCAACCGGCTGA